In Burkholderiales bacterium, the following proteins share a genomic window:
- a CDS encoding response regulator — translation MSTTTRTDDAAAAATTILIAEDSATQAQHLKHILERHDYRTAVATDGRIALEMAEMLRPTLIISDVVMPEMDGYELSHRVKTHPELRDTPVILVTTMSDSQDVIRGVECGADNFIVKPYEEQYLLAQVRQVLANTRPRLAEETGHRVEIHFNGARHVITADTPQVLNLLLSTYDAAIQRNKDLKRTQDALQSLNAQLKDANQELESFSYSVSHDLSAPLRHIDGYAAMLAQHTEGQLPAQAVRCLDVIRGQSRRMRQLIEDLLSFSRTGRAEMRQSRVDLDALVRTAIADLEMAVQGRNIEWSVGALPAALGDPALLKQVFANLLGNAVKYSRPRDPARIEIGATVDDDRQMTVFVRDNGVGFDMKFADKLFGVFQRLHMESEFEGTGIGLANVRRIISRHGGRIRVQAAVDEGATFSFTLTRFEGR, via the coding sequence ATGAGCACGACAACCCGCACCGACGACGCCGCAGCAGCGGCCACCACCATACTCATCGCCGAGGACAGCGCGACGCAGGCCCAGCACCTGAAGCACATCCTCGAGCGGCACGACTATCGGACGGCCGTCGCGACCGACGGCCGCATCGCGCTGGAGATGGCCGAAATGCTCAGACCGACGCTCATCATCAGCGACGTCGTGATGCCGGAGATGGACGGGTACGAGCTCTCGCACCGGGTGAAGACCCACCCGGAGCTGCGCGACACGCCGGTGATCCTCGTCACCACGATGTCCGACTCGCAGGATGTCATACGGGGCGTCGAGTGCGGCGCCGACAATTTCATCGTCAAACCGTATGAAGAGCAGTACCTGCTGGCGCAGGTGCGACAGGTGCTGGCAAACACCCGGCCGCGGCTGGCGGAAGAGACAGGGCACCGCGTCGAGATCCACTTCAATGGCGCCCGCCACGTCATCACCGCGGACACGCCGCAAGTGCTCAACCTCCTGCTGTCGACCTACGACGCGGCGATCCAGCGCAACAAGGACCTGAAGCGCACCCAGGACGCCCTGCAATCGCTCAATGCACAGCTCAAGGACGCCAATCAGGAGCTGGAATCGTTCTCGTACTCGGTCTCGCACGACCTTTCTGCGCCGCTGCGCCACATTGACGGTTATGCCGCGATGCTCGCGCAGCACACGGAGGGCCAGCTCCCGGCGCAGGCGGTGCGCTGCCTCGACGTGATCCGCGGCCAGAGCCGGCGCATGCGCCAGCTCATCGAAGACCTGCTCTCGTTTTCCCGGACCGGCCGCGCCGAAATGCGTCAGAGCCGTGTCGATCTCGATGCGCTGGTGAGGACCGCGATAGCCGATCTCGAAATGGCCGTGCAGGGGCGCAACATCGAATGGAGCGTCGGCGCGCTGCCCGCCGCGCTCGGCGATCCTGCGCTGCTGAAACAGGTCTTCGCGAACCTGCTCGGCAACGCGGTGAAATACAGCCGGCCCCGTGATCCTGCGCGGATCGAAATCGGGGCGACCGTGGACGACGACCGTCAGATGACGGTGTTCGTGCGCGACAACGGCGTGGGCTTCGACATGAAGTTCGCAGACAAGCTGTTCGGCGTCTTCCAGCGCCTGCACATGGAGAGCGAGTTCGAAGGCACGGGCATCGGCCTCGCCAACGTGCGGCGGATCATCTCACGCCACGGCGGCAGGATACGGGTGCAGGCCGCCGTCGACGAAGGGGCCACGTTCAGCTTCACCCTCACGCGGTTCGAGGGGCGCTGA
- the cheB gene encoding chemotaxis-specific protein-glutamate methyltransferase CheB codes for MEHRKIAVLVVEDSPTVRLFLTHLLESDPQIRVIGAVDDGQAALDFVRDQRPDVVVMDLNMPRLDGFEATRLMMQSHPVPIVICSATTNVKDTIITFRAMEVGAIACVGKPTRRDDGDFEDTAKTLLTTVKLMSEVKVVRRHPHRPRPSVAAQERQRATELRLVGIGASTGGPPVLQTILGALPKNFAAPILVVQHMARGFIAGMAEWLNDTTALQVHIASHGIYPQPGHVYLAPDDFHMGVGGGGAIALSREPPDNHLRPAVSFLFRSIAAAWGPSAVGVLLTGMGRDGAEALKTMKDRGAVTIAQDRESCAVNGMPGAAIELGAAAHVLAPERIAQTLIKLVDPNGPPTDKTS; via the coding sequence TTGGAACATCGCAAGATCGCCGTGCTCGTCGTCGAGGATTCGCCGACCGTCCGGCTCTTCCTCACTCACCTGCTCGAAAGCGATCCGCAGATTCGCGTGATCGGCGCCGTCGACGACGGGCAGGCGGCGCTGGATTTCGTGCGCGACCAGCGGCCCGACGTGGTGGTGATGGACCTGAACATGCCCCGGCTCGACGGCTTCGAAGCGACCCGGCTCATGATGCAATCGCACCCGGTGCCCATCGTCATCTGCAGCGCGACCACCAACGTCAAGGACACGATCATCACGTTCCGCGCGATGGAAGTCGGCGCCATCGCCTGCGTGGGCAAACCGACGCGCCGCGACGACGGCGATTTCGAGGACACCGCGAAGACCTTGCTGACGACGGTGAAGCTGATGTCCGAAGTCAAAGTCGTGCGCCGCCACCCCCACCGGCCGCGCCCGTCCGTAGCGGCGCAGGAACGACAGCGCGCGACGGAGCTTCGGCTGGTCGGCATCGGCGCGTCGACCGGGGGCCCCCCGGTGCTCCAGACGATCCTCGGCGCACTGCCCAAGAACTTCGCCGCGCCCATACTCGTCGTGCAGCACATGGCGCGCGGTTTCATCGCCGGCATGGCGGAATGGCTGAACGACACCACGGCGCTGCAGGTCCACATCGCCTCGCACGGCATCTATCCGCAACCCGGCCACGTCTATCTCGCGCCCGACGACTTCCATATGGGCGTGGGCGGCGGCGGCGCCATCGCGCTGAGCCGCGAGCCGCCCGACAACCACCTGCGGCCGGCGGTGTCTTTCCTCTTTCGATCGATCGCCGCGGCCTGGGGCCCGAGCGCGGTCGGCGTGCTGCTGACCGGCATGGGCAGGGACGGGGCCGAGGCGCTCAAAACGATGAAAGACCGCGGCGCGGTCACCATCGCGCAGGACCGCGAGAGCTGCGCGGTGAACGGCATGCCCGGGGCCGCGATCGAGCTCGGGGCCGCCGCTCACGTGCTGGCGCCGGAGCGCATTGCACAGACCCTCATCAAGCTGGTCGACCCGAACGGCCCGCCGACGGACAAGACATCATGA
- a CDS encoding carboxymuconolactone decarboxylase family protein — MPSESKTPEELLAIATKARGDIFPEWKPLAHASPETYRLITETGSYLHSYHGVEHTDDQLSGPMRELIAIPALCSKGDMRHSPNHIRRAYRMGLTDRAIFEGAIAFSAVVGWSNLTFVSLAIIEANNPLYPYGELRAGGEPKELKPFAEMTMGRTRKGDAPESAADTPEWRYAASIDAELVRRATAFADHCLTEGEILGPGPRELIAVAALAMRGEADLAAAHIRRAYDYGMTRRHVLEAICSVLPMSGMVTGQVGFRAMQLAER, encoded by the coding sequence TTGCCCTCCGAATCGAAGACACCCGAAGAGCTGCTCGCCATCGCCACCAAAGCCCGCGGCGACATCTTCCCCGAATGGAAACCGCTGGCGCATGCCTCGCCCGAGACCTATCGCCTCATCACCGAGACCGGCAGCTATCTGCATTCGTACCACGGCGTCGAGCACACCGACGACCAGCTCTCGGGCCCGATGCGCGAGCTGATCGCCATCCCCGCGCTGTGCTCGAAAGGCGACATGCGCCACTCGCCGAACCACATACGGCGCGCCTACCGCATGGGCCTCACCGACAGGGCGATCTTCGAAGGCGCGATCGCGTTCTCGGCGGTCGTGGGATGGTCGAACCTCACGTTCGTGTCGCTCGCGATCATCGAGGCGAACAATCCGCTCTATCCGTATGGCGAGCTGCGGGCGGGGGGTGAGCCGAAAGAGCTGAAACCTTTCGCCGAGATGACGATGGGCCGCACGCGCAAGGGCGATGCGCCCGAGAGCGCCGCCGATACGCCCGAGTGGCGTTACGCCGCAAGCATCGACGCCGAGCTGGTCCGCCGTGCGACGGCGTTCGCCGATCACTGCCTGACTGAAGGCGAGATCCTCGGCCCCGGCCCGCGCGAGCTCATCGCCGTCGCCGCACTGGCGATGCGCGGCGAAGCGGACCTCGCCGCCGCGCACATCCGCCGCGCCTACGACTACGGCATGACCAGGCGCCACGTGCTCGAGGCGATCTGCAGCGTGCTGCCGATGAGCGGCATGGTGACGGGGCAGGTGGGGTTTCGGGCGATGCAGCTCGCGGAGCGGTGA